The Trichoderma asperellum chromosome 6, complete sequence region acagaaaaaaaaaagacgagagggaagagaaaaaatgaTTTCATTTTTACATAATTATCTGTGTGTATGCGCATAATAAGGATGATTAGATATCTGGCACTGGCGTTGCGGCGTATTAGATGGACAGTCAAAAACATATGAATAGAAGAAATGAGAAATATTCGTATTGgaccaaaaagaagatgatCGTATTCGCAGTGCGCTTTTGTTTCTATAGGGGACACTCTTGGAGAATCAAGCTTACGCCCAAATTATTTCACAGCAAAAGAAACGTGTAGCGGCACAAGatggaggaaaaagaaaataatatcaATCAAAAGGCTGGTAATATAGTATCAAAAAAAGGTCACGGAACAAGAATAACACGCGCGCAGTGTCACAAAATTAAATCACAGCTCCCCCTGGCTCAAGTCCTGTTCGGCATCCTTCTCGGGGGGGAATGTTCTGTCCATGGGACCAAAGAATTCAGTCATAACCTCCTTCAAGACCTCTTCAGTGATTTGCATGTGCTCGCCCGTAATGGATCGGAATCGGAGGCCGCCCTTCTCGTCCAGCTGGCGCAGGCCAATCCAGTCCTCCTTATACTGGGTCTGCTTTCGCAGGGGCGTAAGCTCGGTGCCGTTGACTTCGGCGAACCAGGCAGTCTGCTTGGGAATGGCGGTTGCGTCGTCCTCAAACATGTACATGACAAAGTTTGTCAGGCTGGCGATATTCTTCTTGTACTGCTCGTTCTTCAGCTCCCGCTCGTTGTTGATGTCGGCCAGGAAGTTTGAGTTTTCGAGATACGAGTCGTAGTCTGTCAAATCGCGGTAGTATTGCGCGGGGACCAGGCGGCTCTGGACAAACTTGCTCCAGGTGTTGAACCTTAGCAGGGCCATGGCGCCCTTGCAGAGCAGGTCGGCGTTGCCGCAGGTGCGGAACTCGTTGATGCCGGCGTGTTGGCTGCCAAAGGTGATTAAGCTTCGGATGGGAGGGTTGTTGCATCGCTCGACGTAGCCGCGCAGGAATTGCCCGCCTTGCGAGAATCCAATGGCATCGATGGCGGGGGCCGTGGACAGAATCGGATGTGCGGCGAGCTCAGCACACACGGCCTCTATTTGTTCGGTGACGTTGCCAAAGAAGGTGGCGGAACGATCCGAGTTAGGATCCTCGCTGAGACTGATGGCGTGGACAAAGGTGCCTGGGTGAATCTCGTCTGCTAGCGCGCCCACTGCTTGGATTCCATCAGACTTGGATGTGTCGCCGAGGCCGTGCCAGATGACGACGGGGAGAGGCgtgtcgtcatcttcgtcgtctacAGCAAATTGGGGGATGGGAATCTGCCAGCCAACGGCGCGGCTAGCCAAAAGGGCCGTCGTCAAGAGACTGGGAAGAGAAGCTGTCGCGCGCATCGTGGCGAAGATGCTTAGAGAGCGTGGTGTGGAAGCTCAAATTTTATGAATATCTGAATAGGACtggatgagaaaagaaataaaggaGAGATGACGATGGAAGATGAGTGGCTGGCAGAAGCTGACGACGATGCATGCGCAAAGGTACGAACGAGTACCGTATGATGTGACGCACGGGATGCTTATCCTTATCGCGCAGGCAGAAAAATAATCCGGGGGCGGGCGGTGGCTGGAATAGCGCTGAAGCGGTCCACTAAAGATGTGCGCTCATGGATGCCAATCAGCAGCATTAGTTGCACCGAGTTGGAAACATGTGAAGAGGAACCCATTGACTGTGAAATAAACTATGCTGTGAATCAAGATTTGAACAATGAGAAAGCATTTAGTCTAAATCTTAAAGGGAATTTGTTGAAATTTTCTTGGAGCAATTAGAGTAGGTTTATGGCGGAAGATACAAGACATCAGCTCTACCGACAGAGACTTAATGGGCTCGATGGGAAGACTATAAGGCTCTCTTCGTCGCATATCACGGGCTTACTATTAGGCTGCTAGTGTCCAAATAAGCATCTGCTTGTAAACGAGTTTGGATTTTGCATATCAAGGCCTGTCTCTGCTTTGGATAAACATCCATGAATGTGCTATTTGGGACAGCAGCTCACATGCGATGTGCCAGCAAACAGCGCCTCGCCCTCGTCTCCAGGCTTGGCCCCTTGCGTATAGCTGAAACTCGCAACGAAACAGGCCGCTCCCAGTCTCATGCGCTGGACTAAAACCGCTCCTTTTGTTCAGCGTCTGTTGCCTATTGGGCAAAAACCGCGGAGACATGTTTCAGATGGCGAGAGAGCGTTTGCGTGTCAGCCCctgattgctgctgctgcgtgaACACCATATAAGTGCGCTGCATCCGCCTTTGAAGCTGGCGGAGACTTCGTTTCGTTTGGTTCAGTATCCATTTCTTTCACATCGATCGTTGTTATTCTACTGAGCTAGCTCTCGTAGATTTCGTACCCATTTTTCATTCTTTCGCTGTTTATTGAGTCTTCAAGCCATATTTGCGCCAGCCGCACCGATACCCTCATTCCAGACCTTGGACACTATCATCAACAGCCATCTACAACCATGCAGCCTTCTACTCTCTTCCTCGCTGTCCTGGGCTCTGCCTCTGTGGCCATGGCCCTTCCCTTCAACCTTTACCGTCCAAACTTTTCTGGCGGCTCTGCTCCCGCGAGCAACGCTCCGGCTGTGCCAGAGCTCAGCAAGCCCAACTAGAGCAGCAGGCTTTGGCTGGAGACAGCAAATACTATTGCACTGGATTTTCAAATAATCTTGGCGACTGAGACACTATCTTTAAGTCGCATTTGCCGTGACAGGGCAAAGTGCctttatatacatataaaaCATACCAAACAAAGTTACGCATAATGAATATACCCTTGGTGTGCGGAAAGGAGCTGAGCATACCGAAAGCAACCCAACAAACTGAGCTTCTGTTATTTCGTTTACAACAACACCGAACATGGGAAAGATTAGGCTGGTCCAACAAAACTCTCTATATAGATAGGAGATATGAAATTAAATTCTTAACAATTTTCCTCAAATAGCcactcttcctctttgtgaTTTCATTGTATCTCATAGAATTATAACATCTGTTGTAGGGTAGGACGCAATGCTGTTGCGCCTCTACCGCCGCTAAACTGCGTCATTAGGCGGAGCTAATCCGCGCTGTGCGGCGTGTTTGCGCGCCGTAGAAAGTTTAGTGGACTCGATGCCTGTGATTGCATCTCGATACTTTCGACATCAACCGCTCTACCCACTCTCCCTCCTCGACTCCAGCGACTCTCATTGGATAAGGCGCCGACATCACGATGGAAAGACATTGGTAATGCCCAGTACGACAACTGCAAAGCACTGAAAGTAGTGCTTAATCGTGCCCTTGACTGGAAAAGGAGCAGCAGGGAATCAGGAACAAATCCACCATAGCTTGATCGCCTTCCATCCTCGACTCAGTTCGACCCCATTCGCAGCTTGGAACGACCACACGCAGTCCTACACCTCGTTTCCCAAAGTTGATATTGCCAAGAATGTCTCCAACAGACGCTGAGGTCCCCCCAGCCGCCTCAAATGGCGACACAGCCTCTCGGATTGGGCCTCATCCAGGCTACATCTCCAGTTCGAACCAATACTCGTCCGAGCTCAAGATACGGCGCATGCTCAAGGACAATGGCTGCGACCCCGCGCGAGAGGATAATTACCGCTTGCAGGGCGTTCAGCTCATCGACACCGTGAGGCAGCATCTGAACCTGTGCGTGAAATGAGCCTCTCCACCTACCTCGTTCTTGCTGCGTGTGAGCTTGGGCTAACCTTGGCGAGGAAAACTACAGACCGGTGCGGACCTTTGACACGGCGTGCACCTATTTTCACAAGTTTCGTCTCAACTTCCGCGATGCCGAGTACAACTACCAGGACGCGGCCCTGGCATCGCTGTTTGTCGCGTGCAAAGTCGAAGATACAATTAAGAAGTCCAAAGACATTCTCGCGGCGGCCTACAATGTTAAGAACCCTGAGAAGCCCGCGGCGTCGGACGACAAGGTGCGTGAGCCTGAGTTTTATGCTGTGTAGTTGTATCGATTGGACATAGCCTTGGAGCCTAGGTCAATACACAGCATATTTACACTGAATATCTGCTCGATCAAGACTGACGAGGCATACATACAGATCTTCGAATCCCCGGGCAAAATCATTATTGGATTAGAACGCCTGATTCTCGAAACCATCGGCTTCGACTTTCGCACACGTTACCCCCAGAAGCTGCTTGTCAAAGTGGTCCGCAGCATCCTCGGCCCTGAAGAGGGGAAATCATTCTTCAACATTGCCTACGCTATGAGCATCGACATGTACAAGACATTTGTCCCCATCAAGCGAACTACCTTTTCCATGGTCATGGCCTTGGTGGAGCTCACAGCCCGCATGACTGGCGAGCACTTGGACAAGGTCCAGGCTTTTGTTGCTCAGCGACGGCAGTATTCCCGACCGGCTGTGCTCGAGACGATGCTGGACATTCTGGATTTGTACGTTCAGTACCACAAGTCGACCAATGTCGGTGCGCAGTTTGACCTAAACCGATTCATGGACATCAAGATCGCCCTTAACACGGAGCTCGAGAAGGAATTCATCTCTCGACACATGTACTACTGCAATCGCTGCGAGAATGAGGATACCCCTCCTGCTACCTCTGGATCTGGGACTTCGCCTACCGCAACGGCGTCATCGTGGCCTGGTGACGCGTCTATGAGACGAACGGCTCGTGGGCAGGACGGTACCATGCGGTTCGTTTTCGACCCCGAGGCAGCTCGAGAGGAGCAAGATACGGTGGCGCAGTTCTACAACGAGGAATACGAAGAATACGAAGTTGAAGTGGAAGAGCCGATACCGCCGCCGAGATATGAGCATGCGGAAGGGGGTGGTGGCCGTGGAGGTTATCGTGGTGGACATGGCCATCACGGCTCTCGAGATAGGGGAGATCATAGGCGAGGAGGGCCATATGGCGGCTACAGGGGGGACCGACACTACCGGGGAAGAAGATACCATTGAGCAAGGTAGAGAAGGATGTGTGTGGAACCTCACTTTGGCTTTGGATCAGTTGGAAAAGTAGACATCTTTCGGCTGTTTTTGTATATTTTTGGTGGCCAGTTACTAAGCTACCACCCAGAGTTTCGTGCAGCATCGGCGGAACGACAAATAGTGGCAACTGTTATCCTTCACAGAGCCCTGAAAATGCATACATATAATTACACCACATAcgataaataatatagaatGATGCTAACGTAATTCTAACTTATAGTGGCCAATTGTAAGACTGAGCGTAGAGCATTTGAGATCGTCGTTTCGTGCACAGCGCCAGTGCCAACAAATATAGGTAGAATATCGTTCTCCACCACGCATCCACAGATCCACCTACAACAGCCTACCAAAGACTGTTATATCTTCCGTAGTATAGTGGTCAGTATGCAAGCTTGTCACGCTTGAGACCCGGGTTCAATTCCCGGCGGGAGAGATCCGCCAGGCCTCTAAGaggctcttccttttttctttttttttttttttttggtaatTTTTTCGATAAATCCTTTGCCTCAAGCAGTTAATACAttcttcaagaagaaaaaaagtaccAAGCCCTGAACGTACGTGCATTAGTCTTACAGTTCAGCTgcactcttcttctttatttcatCCCGGTCGACGCatctaatattataactaagtGTTAAGGCTCAGCACCCTATAATCTTCAGCTGGATTAATGAGATGCCATAATGAGATACATATCATCCTCCTATGCTCGAGACTCGTGAGCGGCTGTCAAGGCTCAATCAGAATAGTAATAGTCGTAGTCGCAGTCGTTGACGATGTTCCTACCGCTGCTTAGGccatcattatcatcatcatcccaaTTTTATTTCCAGTATTCCGAATCCGGAGAAAATTTCCCACTTCTAAATACAGAGACCCATGGGTATCGCTGAAAGCGACAGCCGAATGTAGAAAGCATTAGTGCCAAAAAATTCGCGTGCCATACGATGCCAACCATCACTATCAAGAACGGCCAAATGTGCAGAAGGTAGATGAGTAAATTTAGAGGTATGAGAGAGAGCTTACATACGTACATTAGAATATTCATAGGAGAAATAACTCAAGAAATGCAAATACATACCACCTACCTACATGCATGTTTCAATAGATCAACGCTACTCGTTTGGGCTACCTCTATGGCAATCTACATTTACAGATGGTTAAGAATTGAGCGCTAACGGCGTGGAGCAGGTAGGGAGTACTAGTAAATTTTAAACAGCAGTAGAAACTACCACTAGTGATAGCTCAGCCAACACTTATTTTTAGCCTAGGTATCTCAACCTAAATTATAGTAAGAATAAAATTCCACACCTTATGATACGGAAAATATATACGGATACTGCAAATTTTGTATACGAGCAGCCTATAAGAGTATCATCGTCACTTCGCGTTCACTCTCACCTTTCTTGTAAACTCTCTTCGCTGTGCGCTGGGCACGTGATAACTGCGGGGCATGTAACTCCAAACTTGTCCTCAGCAACAAGTCACTCAAACAAGTCCATCAAACACCGCCAAAATCACCATAAAAGCTC contains the following coding sequences:
- a CDS encoding uncharacterized protein (SECRETED:SignalP(1-22)), giving the protein MRATASLPSLLTTALLASRAVGWQIPIPQFAVDDEDDDTPLPVVIWHGLGDTSKSDGIQAVGALADEIHPGTFVHAISLSEDPNSDRSATFFGNVTEQIEAVCAELAAHPILSTAPAIDAIGFSQGGQFLRGYVERCNNPPIRSLITFGSQHAGINEFRTCGNADLLCKGAMALLRFNTWSKFVQSRLVPAQYYRDLTDYDSYLENSNFLADINNERELKNEQYKKNIASLTNFVMYMFEDDATAIPKQTAWFAEVNGTELTPLRKQTQYKEDWIGLRQLDEKGGLRFRSITGEHMQITEEVLKEVMTEFFGPMDRTFPPEKDAEQDLSQGEL